In the genome of Phycisphaerae bacterium, one region contains:
- a CDS encoding FHA domain-containing protein, with protein MFGRRAAGRLKDAEEALADGRLDEAFSLADSPDVVMLGAADRFVAELVEALLRRGQDHLMSRRFGEALADFDRAARCGRDGAKVEEWRRRAREALNHEMRVEGEQNAALAAGHHRLAAGSLAGAQDARERAPLDDTAAAALSQAIGRQADRAKEAIAAAESALDEGDLVRASRELAAARRLHSKADELAAMETRLLERVMQQVAESFAEGRLNRARQELALLGEIGRERPDRVEIEHALGLAGDAARALAEDHYVQAGVLLGQLGQLGLSAKWIGEARGHLDVLDEHRRALLEGPLGLLVGRQAARVAVTDQRVTEETVSARPRMIRPIDDAPLVVRPAADAGMLPRRLLLRIDGVGSFVLIRGDRVTIGRAGGGADLELLSDLAERQAEIIRAAEDYFVVATSGVELAGRRVDHALLQEGDRLALGKRVRLTFRRPSLKSTTAALDLGEGVRTAGDCRRVILWSGPLLLGNSTDCHIRLPVGGLILMERAGTVIVRPVGPGQQAVTALPLGVTTTVGELGMRVQSLNGSSGGGVGRVVG; from the coding sequence ATGTTTGGTCGACGAGCGGCGGGACGATTGAAGGACGCGGAAGAGGCCCTGGCGGACGGGCGGCTGGACGAGGCCTTTTCGCTGGCGGACTCGCCGGATGTCGTGATGTTGGGGGCGGCTGACCGGTTCGTCGCCGAACTCGTAGAGGCGCTGCTTCGGCGCGGGCAGGATCATCTGATGTCGCGGCGGTTTGGCGAGGCGCTGGCGGATTTTGATCGGGCGGCGCGGTGCGGTCGGGATGGCGCGAAGGTTGAGGAATGGCGGCGGCGGGCGCGGGAGGCGCTGAACCACGAGATGCGGGTCGAGGGCGAACAGAACGCGGCGCTGGCGGCGGGACATCATCGCCTGGCGGCGGGAAGTCTGGCCGGGGCGCAGGATGCGCGCGAACGGGCGCCGCTGGATGACACGGCGGCGGCGGCGCTTTCGCAGGCGATCGGTCGGCAGGCGGATCGCGCGAAGGAGGCGATCGCCGCGGCGGAGTCGGCGCTGGATGAAGGCGATCTGGTTCGGGCCTCGCGGGAGCTGGCGGCGGCGCGACGATTGCATTCCAAGGCGGATGAATTGGCGGCGATGGAGACTCGGCTACTGGAGCGCGTCATGCAGCAGGTTGCGGAGAGTTTTGCAGAGGGCCGACTCAATCGAGCGCGACAGGAATTAGCGCTGCTCGGCGAGATCGGTCGGGAGCGACCGGATCGGGTCGAGATTGAACATGCGCTCGGGTTGGCGGGTGATGCGGCGCGGGCGCTGGCGGAGGATCACTACGTCCAGGCGGGCGTGTTGCTCGGGCAGCTCGGTCAGTTGGGGCTGTCGGCGAAGTGGATCGGCGAGGCGCGGGGACATCTGGATGTGCTCGACGAACACCGACGGGCGCTATTGGAAGGCCCGCTGGGGCTGTTGGTCGGTCGCCAGGCGGCGCGAGTGGCGGTGACGGACCAGCGGGTGACGGAGGAGACCGTTTCGGCGCGGCCGCGGATGATTCGACCAATTGACGATGCGCCGTTGGTCGTGCGGCCGGCGGCGGACGCGGGGATGCTGCCGCGGCGGCTGTTGCTACGGATCGATGGCGTCGGCAGCTTTGTGCTGATCCGCGGAGATCGGGTGACGATCGGCCGTGCGGGCGGCGGGGCGGATTTGGAACTGCTTTCCGATTTGGCGGAGCGGCAGGCGGAGATCATCCGCGCGGCGGAGGACTATTTCGTCGTCGCGACGAGTGGCGTCGAATTGGCCGGGCGGCGAGTGGATCATGCGTTGTTGCAAGAGGGCGATCGGCTGGCCCTGGGCAAGCGTGTGCGCCTAACATTCCGGCGGCCGAGCTTGAAGAGCACGACGGCGGCGCTGGATCTGGGCGAGGGTGTCCGGACGGCGGGGGATTGCCGGCGTGTAATCCTGTGGAGCGGACCGTTACTGCTTGGTAACAGCACTGATTGTCATATCCGGCTGCCGGTCGGCGGACTGATCTTGATGGAGCGGGCGGGGACGGTGATTGTGCGACCGGTCGGCCCCGGTCAGCAGGCGGTGACGGCGCTGCCGCTGGGCGTGACGACGACGGTGGGCGAGTTGGGGATGCGGGTGCAGAGTCTTAACGGAAGTAGCGGGGGCGGAGTCGGACGTGTGGTTGGGTAA